Proteins co-encoded in one Bacillus spongiae genomic window:
- a CDS encoding GNAT family N-acetyltransferase, with protein sequence MEIKIDDLTGHDVIKLVGEHLQGMGVHSPPESIHALNLEELKKPDITFWSVWEEEQLMGCGALKELDDQHGEIKSMRTSSLHLRKGVARELLGFIIAEAKRRGYRKLSLETGSMDAFKPARKLYTSFGFQYCKPFSDYKEDPNSLFMSLDL encoded by the coding sequence ATGGAGATTAAAATAGATGACTTAACAGGACATGACGTGATTAAACTAGTGGGAGAGCATCTACAAGGAATGGGAGTTCATTCTCCACCAGAGAGTATTCACGCACTAAATCTTGAAGAATTAAAAAAACCAGATATTACTTTTTGGAGTGTCTGGGAAGAAGAACAATTAATGGGCTGCGGTGCACTTAAAGAGCTTGATGATCAACATGGAGAGATAAAATCAATGCGGACTTCTTCATTACATTTAAGGAAAGGCGTTGCAAGAGAGCTCCTTGGATTCATCATCGCAGAAGCAAAGCGAAGAGGGTACCGAAAGTTAAGTTTGGAAACAGGGTCAATGGATGCTTTCAAACCTGCTAGGAAACTATATACAAGTTTTGGTTTTCAGTATTGTAAGCCTTTTTCTGATTACAAAGAGGACCCAAACAGCCTTTTTATGTCGTTGGATTTATAA